The proteins below come from a single Dryobates pubescens isolate bDryPub1 chromosome 16, bDryPub1.pri, whole genome shotgun sequence genomic window:
- the LOC128897917 gene encoding protocadherin alpha-3-like, which translates to MDAHWGPAVCLVVLVRTWALVSGQVRYSVPEEAKVGTVVGRLPQELGLEAGDAEARRLRVVWQGRRASVEVSGASGALVVSSWLDREELCGKSAPCSLRLEVLLERPLRVFPVELEVTDINDNAPLFPAARKNISMAELTTVPGSRFPLEGASDADIGANAQLSYTLSPSEHFTLDVKSPDENRKLLFLVLTKALDRETVPVHRLVLTASDGGRPSLTGTMEVVISVLDVNDNAPQFSQSVYKVQLPENAAEGTLVVRVNATDPDLGPYGDVIYDIDTFEPASGSDLFSIDTKSGEIRLKGSLDFEAVTLYDLQIKAMDKGLPPLSSHCSVELEVLDVNDNAPEVWVTSLSVPVPEDASVGTVVALLSVSDRDSGANGRVRCWVWPPSPFGLESRFAGSYSLVLREALDRERVSAYEVEVRAEDGGQPSLRGSRGVHVPVSDVNDNAPSFSQAVYTVLARENNAAGAELARLWARDPDEAENGRVSYSVWEGGAGATSSGVGWRPASSYVSVDAESGRLWAVQPLDYEELQALQFEVRAVDAGEPPLFGNATVQLFVVDENDNAPALLPPPGGGLGLVPPAGQVVAKIRAVDADSGYNAWLRYEVWEPRGKGPFRVGLYSGEVSTARALEEADGPRQRLVIVVRDHGEPSRSATATLSVSLVEGGEAALSGAGSQSSSGLGVLLPAEGGFSAGAASSSSNVWLVVAICAVSSVLVLALVLYGAARCAPRAAVLSGPAPATLVCASEVGSWSYSQRQSRSLCVAEGAGKSDLMVFSPNLPPPPAVAAAKDTSHPEPSALLDTVSSPLVLSSPPPFFPSNEINASFLASLQHFHLSSLEDCKTCRLWS; encoded by the exons ATGGACGCGCATTGGGGTCCCGCGGTGtgtctggtggtgctggtgcggACGTGGGCGCTGGTGTCGGGGCAGGTGCGGTACTCGGTGCCGGAGGAAGCCAAGGTCGGTACGGTGGTGGGGCGGCTGCCGCAGGAGCTGGGTCTGGAGGCGGGCGATGCGGAGGCGCGGCGGCTGCGAGTGGTGTGGCAGGGCCGGCGGGCGAGCGTAGAGGTGAGCGGGGCGAGCGGGGCGCTGGTGGTGAGCTCGTGGCTGGACCGGGAGGAGCTGTGCGGGAAGAGCGCTCCGTGCTCGCTgcgcctggaggtgctgctggagcggCCGCTGCGCGTCTtccctgtggagctggaggtgaCCGACATTAACGACAACGCCCCGCTCTTCCCCGCCGCACGGAAAAACATCAGCATGGCGGAATTAACCACGGTACCGGGCTCCCGTTTCCCGCTGGAGGGCGCGTCGGATGCAGATATCGGCGCGAACGCTCAGCTCTCCTACACACTCAGCCCCAGCGAGCACTTTACGCTGGACGTTAAATCTCCTGATGAAAACAGGAAACTTCTGTTTCTGGTGCTCACGAAAGCTCTGGACCGGGAGACGGTGCCTGTGCACCGGTTGGTGCTGACGGCGAGCGACGGGGGCCGTCCTTCCCTGACCGGCACTATGGAGGTGGTGATCTCGGTGCTGGACGTGAATGACAATGCCCCGCAGTTCAGTCAGTCGGTGTATAAAGTGCAGCTGCCGGAGAACGCTGCGGAGGGGACTCTGGTGGTGCGAGTGAACGCCACGGATCCGGACTTGGGACCATACGGAGATGTGATTTATGATATTGATACTTTTGAACCTGCCTCCGGTTCAGATCTATTCAGCATCGATACGAAGAGTGGCGAGATCAGACTGAAGGGGTCCCTGGACTTTGAGGCAGTCACACTGTATGACTTGCAAATTAAGGCAATGGATAAGGGATTGCCTCCCCTGTCGAGTCACTGCAGcgtggagctggaggtgctggacgtGAACGACAACGCGCCCGAGGTGTGGGTGACGTCCCTGTCGGTGCCGGTGCCGGAGGACGCGTCGGTGGGGACGGTGGTGGCGCTGCTGAGCGTGTCGGACCGGGACTCGGGGGCGAACGGGCGAGTGCGGTGCTGGGTGTGGCCGCCGTCGCCGTTCGGTCTGGAGTCGAGGTTCGCGGGGTCGTACTCGCTGGTGCTGCGGGAGGCGCTGGACCGGGAGCGGGTGTCTGCGTACGAGGTGGAGGTGCGTGCGGAGGACGGCGGGCAGCCGTCGCTGCGTGGGAGTCGCGGAGTGCATGTGCCGGTGTCCGACGTGAACGACAACGCGCCGTCGTTCTCGCAGGCCGTGTACACGGTGCTGGCGCGGGAGAACAACGCGGCGGGGGCGGAGCTGGCGCGGCTGTGGGCGCGGGACCCGGACGAGGCGGAGAACGGCCGCGTGAGCTACTCGGTGTGGGAAGGCGGCGCCGGGGCCACGTCGTCAGGGGTCGGGTGGCGTCCTGCGTCGAGCTACGTGTCGGTGGACGCGGAGAGCGGTCGTCTGTGGGCGGTGCAGCCGCTGGACTACGAGGAGCTGCAGGCGCTGCAGTTCGAGGTGCGAGCGGTGGACGCGGGGGAGCCGCCGCTGTTCGGCAACGCCACGGTGCAGCTGTTCGTGGTGGATGAGAACGACAACGCGCCGGCGCTGCTGCCGCCCCCGGGCGGCGGTCTGGGGCTGGTTCC GCCGGCAGGGCAGGTGGTGGCGAAGATCCGTGCGGTGGACGCGGACTCGGGCTACAACGCGTGGCTGCGGTACGAGGTGTGGGAGCCGCGTGGGAAGGGCCCGTTCCGCGTGGGGCTGTACAGCGGCGAGGTGAGCACGGCGCGGGCGCTGGAGGAGGCGGACGGCCCGCGTCAGAGGCTGGTGATCGTGGTGCGGGACCACGGCGAGCCGTCGCGCTCGGCCACGGCGACGCTGAGCGTGTCGCTGGTGGAGGGCGGCGAGGCGGCGCTGTCGGGCGCGGGGTCGCAGTCTTCGTCGGGGCTGGGTGTGTTGTTGCCGGCGGAGGGCGGCTTCTCGGCAGGCGCCGCTTCGTCGTCGTCCAACGTGTGGCTGGTGGTGGCGATCTGCGCGGTGTCGAGCGTGTTGGTGCTGGCGCTGGTGCTGTACGGGGCGGCGCGCTGTGCGCCGCGGGCGGCGGTGCTGTCGGGTCCCGCTCCGGCGACGCTGGTGTGTGCCAGCGAAGTGGGCAGCTGGTCGTACTCGCAGCGGCAGAGCCGGAGCCTGTGCGTGGCGGAGGGCGCGGGCAAGAGCGACCTGATGGTTTTCAGCCCCAACTTGCCGCCTCCGCCTGCGGTCGCCGCTGCCAAGGACACCTCTCATCCggagccttctgctctgctggacacGGTCAGTAGTCCTCTCGttctctcctccccaccacccttctttccttca AATGAGATCAATGCTTCCTTCCTTGCTAGTTTGCAGCATTTCCACCTGAGCTCCTTGGAGGACTGCAAGACCTGCAGGCTGTGGTCTTGA